In Solanum lycopersicum chromosome 3, SLM_r2.1, the genomic stretch CCAATATATTGATTCCatcaaacaaattaatttttctaatcctatttaagttgataatttaataattacaaaTCACAGTAAGACACATATGAAAATCTAAATTTTGAGGATGTATACACATAAGTATTTACTTAATAAATGTATTTAcggtaaaaatataatttcgataatttttaatgagttaataTGTTTAACCTATAAGTAAATTAAGTAATCTGCTCCGTTTTGAAaccatttaatataaaatgttaatatgtTCACCAACCGATAATTCAATACTAATAAATTGATTTTGTGATTAACTTATCTATTACAATTCTATTTTTAATAGTCCTACCATTAAATAGATATCTCCTCCATTTCAAATCAGTATGatcttaaaaaaagaatatgttttGTTAAGATATTAATACATACTATATAATttactactatatatatatatatatatatatatatatatatatatatatatatatatatatttaattatattttttgaaaatctctTATAATTAAAAGGATGAAGTATAAAACATgatttgaatatgttattaatttttattttaaatttctaagaTACATTTGGGAGTAGAAAGTTAAAGTTACCATAAAGATGGACATTATCTTTAAAATCACATAAAGGCACTTTCTTGACCAAGTATCTTCCATTCAAAATTTGGGACGAATCACCAATACAGCTTTTTAAGGGGTCGTTTTGGTTTGCAGAAAAGTTTTTGGTGGAATTAGTTAGCCTAGATTAGATATATTgagattatttatattaatattacacTTTTCGTTTCAAAAATGGTGGTGTAGTTTGACTTGAAATAGAGTttagaaaaggaagaaaactttattaaagtatgttaaatgtatcaaaatgtcttttaattttatggttttaaattttttacgtggaaagttaaagtcaaagtgttgccaaaaaaagaaagggtcattcttttttaaacagactaaaaaaacaggatcattctttttaaaacggagatagtaatttttattatttacttattatattaaaaataatatgcattacataattttctaagaaaaaactGTTTGTTTAGAAAAGTATTCTCGTCCTTACATAATCCTTTCATGTGGTACAAatattattcttaaaaaatataaatttttgagtcaagtttttcattattaaaaaaatcaaatcccaATTTCAAAATTGCTGCTaagcaacatttttttttgacgATGGTGAAGCTAATAAATGGTTCATTTTGGTAGATGGGGCAAACATGATATCTAGTCCAAAGTCTATATGGTATGTGGGCTTGACAATATATGATTTGGGCtgaaaatgcaatgaaaattCATTGCTCCATAGTTTAGCTGTGGCGGAAGGTGAACTAGAGTTTTCAAATAGACGGGTTGGATTGAGattaaagatattaaaataagttgaaaCAGAAATGAGATTAGGTTATGATCCGTTCAAGTTTACTTAGGCCTCATATGGGCTAAAAATAGATTGAGTTTTGACCTACTCAATTTGATGTGCTtaattttaataactttaacaaattgatatttaacttttataatcataatttaaatttcaatttaagattctttttttcttaaaaaaaattataaatgaatagaTAAATCCTCAAAGATATTatatagataataattcatttCTTCAATATATGAACATATATTACATCAATGCAAATAAAGAGTCTTTACACGTATTGAAATTAGAGATTGAATTGAGTTCTATCGagaattcttttaaaataagcTAAAGCTTGAATGATTTGAGACTGAACCTAATTTATATTATCTTGAGTCCAATCCTAAAAATTCTGAAAGAATTGAacgaattatttatatttaaattcatttttaacgCCCGTATGTTGAACAGGAGCAGTAACTcatctttttattaaaaagtcaatataattcatttcatttacaaGTTTAGTATAgtcttaaataaagaaaaaaaaaggaaataattgtGTAGATGAAGAATGTGCTACTTCCTCACATTTTGaagaattcaatacaaaaaaaaaagaaaaaaaagatccttgtgaaatataatattttaccacataaataaattttcaataaatctTCTCTTCCTCTATCTACCCTAGCCTCTGCTGATTTAAGAATATATCACATacaattactttaatttaacatttttcattGGAGCATGGTTTTTACGGAGTTTGTGCTCGTTGTCTTGAATAGGTAATTTacacaaatttatatatataatttatgtcaAATACTGATATAATTAAAGGGgataacacataaaataaatttaacttaattttcaACTTGTGCCACATTCAAACAAAGTGTGctggtatatatataataataaaatctatttcacataattttaattaattcagtCACATTATTCCTTGTCCAAATTGATTTAGATTGACTTTCTAAAAGTGTTAAGTATTACATTTTCACGTTATTAAGAGCATAGAATTATATATCACAGATAATTAAAAGCCgccaataaaataatcaaataaaaaagcaACAGTATGTACGAACAATATACTCTCTTTGTCCTTATTTAGTTGTTCACTTTAAGAatgacacacatattaagattacaataattaacatagtgaaattataatttatccttattaattatgatttcaaaaataatgaattaaaacttaaaaattttcaagaagtttaaatgagagtataataggaaaaaaattgtcatttcttgatttgtcaaaatggactAGTAAATAAGGACaactaaaagataaaatatggacaagtaaatagagaCAGACGGAGTGCTATTTAAGTTATATCCATTGAGGAGGCTCTATAGTAACTTTACCTAACAGTAGATAGACATTACTATTGATCGGGTTGATTGAGCATGTGATGTAATTCCTGGTTCAAAATCTCCAATCACTGATATATATTTTCTCTATCGTGCGGAGCTCCATAGTACGATTTTCCTTGATAATACTGAAGCGAGATTTACTTTATATGTACTCAAAAGCGCGACTATGATTTCCACgtcaacaaaatgaaaaaactaaAGATAGAGATTAGTATTgaagtataatataatatgtgcAAAACGTATACAAATGGACAACcattagagaaaaaataatattcatatttaaactTAAACCCAAGCAAACCCTATAAATAGAAGGCTTCATTAGTCTAAAAAAGCATTCACAACTCACAAGCATGGCAAATTATTTATTCCTCTTCACTCTATATTTACTTCCCTTTATTACCTTCTCATCAACTTTTACTTCCCAAAATCTCATCGATTTACCTAGTGCTACTAATAAATTAGTACTAGACACCAACGGTAACGCACTCGATCCTGGTGCAAGTTACCACATCGTTTCGATTGGTCGTGGTGCCGCGGGTGGTGACGTGTACCTAGGTCCCTCCCCGAATTCATCCGCACCGTGCCCTAACGGTGTGTTCCGTTACAACTCCGATGTAGGACGACCCATCGGTACGCCCGTTCGATTCATTATTAAATCCGATCATAGTATTTTCGAAAATCAAGACGTAAACATTCAATTCGATATTGCAACGTCTAGACTATGTGTTATTTACGCAAATTGGAAAATCGGAGACTACGATGTATCGCTCGGAGCGCGATTATTGGAGACGGGAGGAACTTTAGGAGAGGGAGATAGTAGTTGGTTTAAAATAGTGAAAGCATCAGAATCAAGTTACAATTTGTTGTATTGTCCTGGTCCTTTTGTTTGTCCATCTTGCCCTGTTGATGAGTGTCAAGCAGTAGGTTGGGTTAGGCAAGATGGGAAGAGACGTTTGTGTCTAGTGAAAGATCAACCTTTTGGTGTTAATTTTAAGAAAGTCTAGTTAATTAACAATCCTAACTAGACTATGTATAATGTATTACTAGTATGTTTTAACATATTGTAttgcaaaataaataaacatgtgATGGCTACTACATGAAACTTTgctaaaagtatatattttagCATGACTTTGTTAATAAATTTAATGTGCTCTCTTATTGACTTTATGTAAGGTACATTTGTCTATCTATTCTTTAGAGATTTTGTTTGGTCGGtacgataaaaaaaaattaaatcaagatATCTCATCAGATTAGCtattgtgtgtgtatatataggATAACTAATTTCATCGTTTTAgtataaatagaaaatatttatgatCAAACATAGGatagaataatatatattttatcacgaattattatctttttagcctattaattaataagggtttttaaaactagggttgtttcatTCCTACTGTGAAGGACGAAGGGGTGTAGACTAATTGATAATGGAGTATAATCgcgtaaatattttattatattttgctaattttatctatagtttgaaataattatgtattGTCTCACTATTTgataatttcatataaaattttaagtcgGATACACttagatataaatatattttttggctATCAGATATACtgaaataagaaaagagaaaagcaATAATAGAAGGGAGACGAGTGAGATTTATCTATATATCCAGTTGCACGCAAATCTACTTGGATAAAAggtattcaaaataaattacacttaattttgactttatataaATCGATATCAAAATTTGGCATGAATTGTTATTTTGAGAAGTCTTAAAGTTACTCTCTCcgtccacttttatttgtcattctgtgttttttgaaagtcaattAAACTACTTTTGTAATCTAACAtcttaagtaaaaaatttagatattaaaaGAAACTATAAGAAAGatactataaataattttaatttttacatatcaatataataaaataatacatcgTAAAATgtttgtcaaaatttttataatttgaatctaaaaagaaacaaaaataattaaaagtgaacCGAATAATAGTGATTTTGTGGTGTTTACTCTCCAATAATTAGTCAAATCAGATTAATTAGACTTACCTCAGAAACTCAAGCGAAGAAACATATAATTTCATTCTACATATTACAAACGTTGATTAAACCGAAAACAAATCAaagaataaacaaataaattaacacAATCCCtccaaattaaacaaaaaattactagaaaaagaatatacaaaGAAGCAAACTAGTGAAAGTAAATACGAACACGAACAGCTAAAATAAGAATTGTAAAAAAAACGAAGAAAATCAAAGTATGAATTAGAACCGCTTTGCCATTAGTAGCAAAGCTTCCGAATTCGACGTGGCGTTGATTCCCCGGCAGCTGAAAGAGTAGTCCCGGCGATAGCAAGATGAAAAGAAGATAACCTATCAGAATGGGTGCCCaatcaatcatatttaattatCAGGATcgcataaataaaatttatatctcCTTTATCTAGTCGAGAAGACAGGGAAACTAAGCTTTGTTGAACTATAGGGATTGTGAAATAGGTTCAATTTACGCTCTCCTACTTATAGTATTGTTTTACACTCTCATGGATAAATTCTATGCTTTTTCATCAAGGTAAGGATTGCGTTACTGCATAAATTAATAGGATAGAGAGCCTTGGGATTGAGGGAAAAGCATCTTTTAACTCTTATTAATAATGGAATAACATATATACTCTTTGTTCATTTTTACGTGTCATATTACAAAGTTTAAGATGAGATTGTATTGTTACCCTCAGTAGCACCTCAACGATAGTAACTACTAAGGGTaataatacatacatatatatctatatatatatatatatattgagaaattgatagaaaaagaatataataaaagGTGCATTCTTAATGAACATTGAACTGCTTCTAGAAGTGAGGAAATACCTCCTTGCAGAAGCAGGTTTTATCC encodes the following:
- the LOC101248647 gene encoding serine protease inhibitor 5 produces the protein MANYLFLFTLYLLPFITFSSTFTSQNLIDLPSATNKLVLDTNGNALDPGASYHIVSIGRGAAGGDVYLGPSPNSSAPCPNGVFRYNSDVGRPIGTPVRFIIKSDHSIFENQDVNIQFDIATSRLCVIYANWKIGDYDVSLGARLLETGGTLGEGDSSWFKIVKASESSYNLLYCPGPFVCPSCPVDECQAVGWVRQDGKRRLCLVKDQPFGVNFKKV